The Mycobacteriales bacterium genome includes a region encoding these proteins:
- a CDS encoding TIGR00730 family Rossman fold protein: protein MPAVCVYCSSSTRIDPSYVEVAAQVGRALAERGHSLVTGGGELSMMGAVATAARAGGARTTGIIPSALLALEVGDLSADELLVVDDMRIRKGLMDERADAFLALPGGLGTLEELFEVWVARSLGMHAKPVVALDVDGLYAPLRAQVDLMVERGFVREAATAALSWASSAEEALDLVEEGLRTAAPMQPAAEEVLEAEP, encoded by the coding sequence GTGCCGGCCGTCTGCGTCTACTGCTCGTCCAGCACCCGGATCGACCCGTCGTACGTGGAGGTCGCCGCCCAGGTCGGCCGGGCGCTCGCCGAGCGCGGCCACAGCCTGGTCACCGGCGGCGGAGAGCTGTCGATGATGGGTGCGGTCGCCACGGCCGCCCGGGCCGGCGGAGCCCGCACCACCGGGATCATCCCGAGCGCGCTGCTCGCCCTGGAGGTCGGCGACCTGTCCGCCGACGAGCTGCTCGTCGTCGACGACATGCGCATCCGCAAGGGGCTGATGGACGAGCGCGCCGACGCCTTCCTGGCGCTGCCCGGTGGGCTGGGCACGCTCGAGGAGCTCTTCGAGGTGTGGGTCGCCCGCAGCCTCGGCATGCACGCCAAGCCGGTCGTCGCCCTCGACGTCGACGGCCTGTACGCCCCGCTGCGCGCGCAGGTGGACCTCATGGTCGAGCGCGGCTTCGTCCGGGAGGCCGCCACCGCGGCGCTGTCCTGGGCGTCCAGCGCCGAGGAGGCCCTCGACCTGGTCGAGGAGGGGCTGCGGACGGCCGCCCCCATGCAGCCGGCCGCCGAGGAGGTGCTCGAGGCCGAGCCGTAG
- a CDS encoding type II toxin-antitoxin system PemK/MazF family toxin, whose product MRGEVYRLSARGQGHEQKGRRYAVVLQPDWLTLSTWILAFTSTSARKTSFRPAVTIADRRTLVVCDQLATVDLNRLEESVGFLTIEEMQRVDAALTLVLDL is encoded by the coding sequence ATGAGGGGTGAGGTCTATCGGCTGTCAGCGCGAGGCCAGGGCCACGAGCAGAAAGGTCGCCGCTACGCCGTGGTCCTGCAGCCAGACTGGCTGACACTCAGCACCTGGATCCTCGCCTTTACCAGTACCAGCGCGCGGAAGACAAGCTTCCGGCCGGCAGTGACCATCGCCGACCGGCGGACCTTGGTCGTGTGCGATCAGCTCGCCACCGTGGATCTCAACCGTCTCGAGGAGTCCGTCGGCTTCCTGACCATCGAGGAGATGCAGCGGGTCGACGCGGCGCTCACGTTGGTCCTTGATCTGTAG